The following are encoded in a window of Staphylospora marina genomic DNA:
- the cobA gene encoding uroporphyrinogen-III C-methyltransferase — translation MNGKVVLVGAGPGDPGLMTVKGLEVIQKADVIVYDRLTSPLLLKHKNPGAELVYVGELPDRHALTQEEIHELLVQKAKEGKFVCRLKGDDPFFFGRGGEEAERCVEEGIPYEVVPGVTSAVAVPAYAGIPVTHRDFNASFVVIAGQDRAEKAETSVRWDLIAAAHDTLVFPMEVGNLPYITEQLIKHGKSPETPVALICRGTRVEQETLTGTLADIAEKMRQTDFRSPAVIVVGEVVKLREKLAWFEKKPLFGKRILVTRARSQMSVLSEKIRELGGEPLEFPVIRITSPARQDLLDQALRCLGSYDWVIFTSANGVRRFFLRLRELGIDIRSMHKAKVAAIGPKTAEPLLERGIQVELLPDEYRAESLVEVLRPHVKPGERILLPRADIARKVLSEELAALGCEVTEVDAYDTRMNAENAGEVVKLLKEEAIHVITFTSPSTVRNFLKAVGTLEPDVHSLLARPSIVCIGPVTAKAAEEEGLNVDAVADDYTIDGLLDAVRKLPAGGK, via the coding sequence ATGAACGGAAAAGTCGTGCTGGTGGGAGCGGGTCCGGGTGATCCCGGCCTCATGACCGTGAAAGGGCTCGAAGTGATTCAAAAGGCGGATGTGATCGTGTATGACCGGCTCACCAGCCCGCTTTTGCTGAAACACAAAAATCCGGGAGCGGAATTGGTGTATGTGGGGGAATTGCCCGACCGGCACGCGCTGACGCAGGAAGAAATCCATGAACTGTTGGTGCAAAAGGCAAAGGAAGGAAAATTCGTGTGTCGCCTCAAAGGCGATGATCCGTTCTTTTTCGGACGGGGTGGAGAAGAAGCGGAACGGTGCGTGGAAGAAGGCATTCCATATGAGGTGGTTCCGGGAGTCACCTCGGCGGTCGCGGTACCGGCCTATGCGGGCATTCCCGTGACACACCGTGACTTCAACGCCTCCTTTGTCGTCATTGCCGGACAAGACCGGGCGGAAAAGGCGGAAACCTCCGTCCGGTGGGATCTGATCGCCGCCGCGCATGATACGTTGGTGTTTCCGATGGAGGTCGGAAATCTTCCTTACATCACCGAGCAACTCATCAAACACGGAAAATCCCCGGAAACACCCGTGGCGCTGATCTGCCGGGGAACGCGCGTCGAGCAGGAGACCCTGACCGGCACGCTTGCCGACATCGCGGAAAAGATGCGCCAAACGGATTTCCGCTCACCGGCGGTCATCGTCGTGGGGGAAGTGGTGAAGCTTCGGGAAAAGCTCGCCTGGTTCGAGAAAAAACCGCTTTTCGGCAAACGGATCTTGGTCACCCGGGCGCGGAGCCAGATGAGCGTTCTGTCGGAGAAAATTCGCGAACTGGGGGGCGAACCGTTGGAATTCCCGGTCATTCGCATCACGTCTCCGGCGCGTCAGGATCTTCTTGATCAGGCGCTCCGATGCCTGGGGAGTTACGACTGGGTCATCTTCACCAGCGCCAACGGGGTCCGCCGCTTTTTCCTCCGGCTTCGGGAACTGGGCATCGACATTCGCAGCATGCACAAGGCCAAAGTGGCGGCCATCGGACCGAAAACGGCGGAGCCGCTGCTGGAGCGCGGGATTCAGGTGGAACTTCTGCCTGATGAATACCGGGCGGAATCGTTGGTGGAAGTGCTGCGTCCGCATGTCAAACCGGGCGAACGCATCCTGCTTCCCCGTGCGGACATTGCCCGCAAGGTGCTGTCCGAGGAACTGGCGGCCTTGGGGTGCGAAGTGACCGAAGTGGATGCGTACGATACCCGAATGAACGCGGAAAATGCCGGTGAAGTGGTGAAGCTGCTGAAAGAAGAAGCCATACATGTGATCACTTTCACAAGTCCTTCCACCGTTCGAAATTTCCTTAAAGCGGTCGGAACGTTGGAACCGGATGTTCACTCATTGCTGGCTCGCCCTTCCATTGTTTGCATCGGGCCGGTCACGGCCAAAGCGGCGGAAGAAGAAGGGTTGAACGTGGATGCCGTCGCTGATGACTACACGATCGACGGACTGTTGGATGCGGTCCGCAAATTGCCGGCTGGGGGGAAATGA
- the hemB gene encoding porphobilinogen synthase — protein MSSFIRHRRLRSSEVLRRMVREHHLHVEDLIYPLFVVEGTGIREEVPSMPDVYHFSVDMLDDELQEVTRLGIPSVIVFGVPAEKDEIGSQADCPNGIVQRAIRRIKERFPGLYVIADTCLCQYTSHGHCGIVENGEVLNDPSLERLVSTAVSQARAGADMIAPSNMMDGFVQAIRKGLDEAGFSHVPIMSYAVKYASGFYGPFRDAAHSAPEFGDRRSYQMDPANSREALREAASDVAEGADVLMVKPGLAYLDVIHRVRERFDLPVAAYNVSGEYSMIKAAAKNGWLDEKQVVLETLTAFKRAGADLILTYHAKDAARWLKEDESA, from the coding sequence ATGTCTTCATTCATTCGTCATCGCCGTCTGAGAAGCTCGGAAGTGCTCAGACGGATGGTTCGGGAACATCATTTGCATGTGGAGGATCTCATTTATCCGTTGTTCGTCGTGGAAGGGACGGGCATTCGGGAAGAAGTGCCGTCCATGCCCGATGTGTATCATTTTTCCGTTGACATGTTGGATGACGAGCTTCAAGAGGTGACCCGGCTGGGCATTCCGTCGGTCATCGTGTTCGGTGTGCCGGCGGAGAAGGATGAAATCGGAAGTCAGGCGGATTGTCCGAACGGGATTGTGCAGCGGGCCATCCGCCGGATCAAGGAACGTTTTCCGGGACTGTATGTCATCGCCGATACCTGCCTGTGCCAATACACGTCTCACGGCCATTGCGGCATCGTGGAAAACGGGGAGGTGCTGAATGATCCGTCCCTGGAGCGGCTGGTGTCCACCGCCGTGTCGCAGGCCCGGGCCGGTGCCGACATGATCGCTCCTTCCAACATGATGGACGGATTTGTGCAGGCCATCCGGAAGGGATTGGATGAGGCGGGCTTCTCCCATGTACCGATCATGTCATACGCCGTCAAATATGCGTCCGGTTTTTACGGCCCGTTCCGAGATGCCGCCCATTCCGCTCCGGAATTCGGCGATCGCCGCTCGTATCAAATGGATCCGGCAAACAGCCGTGAAGCCTTGCGTGAGGCGGCATCCGACGTGGCGGAAGGGGCCGATGTCCTGATGGTCAAACCGGGACTTGCCTATTTGGACGTGATTCATCGGGTGCGTGAGCGGTTTGACCTTCCCGTGGCGGCGTACAACGTCAGCGGAGAGTATTCCATGATCAAGGCGGCGGCGAAAAACGGCTGGCTCGATGAAAAACAGGTGGTGCTGGAGACGTTGACGGCGTTCAAGCGGGCCGGTGCGGACCTGATTCTCACCTATCATGCCAAAGATGCCGCACGTTGGCTCAAAGAAGACGAATCCGCTTGA
- the hemL gene encoding glutamate-1-semialdehyde 2,1-aminomutase translates to MSHNGFDRSVSLYAEAVKYIPGGVNSPVRAFRSVKMNPVFAERAYGSRVVDADGNEYIDYILSWGPLILGHAHPEVVKAIAETAAKGTSFGVPTELETEMAKLVIDRMPGVEIVRMVNSGTEATMSALRLARAYTGRNKILKFEGSYHGHSDSLLIKAGSGVATLGLPDSPGVPENTAQHTLTVPYNDLESVKLVFEKFGEDLAAVILEPVAGNMGVIPPEPGFLEGLREITRRHGTLLIFDEVMTGFRVGYHSAQGLYGIDPDLTTMGKVIGGGLPVGAYGGKREIMERIAPVGPVYQAGTLSGNPLAMAAGFATLTRLTPEAYDELERKGRVLEEGLRQNAREAGIPHWINRVGSMVCLFFTHEKVSDYAGAKTSDTDLFARYFRLMLEEGVLVPPSQFEGMFLSTAHTDEDIARTLEANRRALKKLAG, encoded by the coding sequence ATGTCGCACAATGGGTTTGATCGTTCCGTCTCTCTCTATGCCGAAGCCGTCAAATACATCCCCGGTGGTGTCAACAGTCCGGTCCGTGCGTTTCGTTCCGTCAAAATGAACCCGGTGTTTGCCGAACGCGCGTACGGTTCCCGGGTGGTGGATGCAGACGGCAACGAATACATCGACTATATCCTTTCCTGGGGACCGTTGATCCTCGGGCATGCACATCCCGAAGTGGTGAAAGCGATTGCGGAGACCGCCGCAAAGGGAACCAGTTTCGGCGTGCCGACGGAGCTGGAGACGGAGATGGCCAAACTGGTGATCGATCGCATGCCTGGCGTGGAAATCGTGCGCATGGTCAATTCCGGCACGGAAGCGACGATGAGCGCGCTCAGGCTGGCCCGTGCGTATACGGGGAGAAACAAAATTCTCAAGTTTGAAGGAAGTTATCACGGGCATTCCGACAGCTTGTTGATCAAGGCCGGTTCCGGCGTGGCCACCCTGGGACTTCCGGACAGCCCGGGCGTGCCGGAAAACACGGCACAGCACACCCTGACCGTTCCGTACAACGATCTGGAAAGCGTGAAGCTTGTCTTTGAAAAATTCGGCGAAGATCTTGCCGCCGTCATTCTGGAGCCCGTTGCCGGCAACATGGGCGTCATTCCGCCGGAACCGGGATTCCTGGAGGGACTCAGGGAAATCACGCGCCGCCACGGCACGCTGCTCATCTTTGACGAAGTGATGACCGGATTCCGCGTCGGTTATCACTCCGCACAGGGATTGTACGGCATTGATCCCGACCTGACCACCATGGGCAAGGTGATCGGCGGAGGTTTGCCGGTCGGAGCCTACGGCGGCAAACGGGAAATCATGGAACGGATTGCACCCGTGGGACCCGTCTATCAAGCGGGGACACTTTCCGGAAATCCGCTGGCCATGGCGGCCGGATTCGCCACGCTCACCCGACTCACTCCGGAAGCGTATGACGAACTGGAGCGCAAAGGACGGGTGTTGGAAGAAGGATTGCGTCAAAATGCAAGAGAAGCGGGGATTCCCCACTGGATCAATCGCGTCGGCTCCATGGTTTGCCTGTTCTTCACCCATGAAAAGGTGTCTGACTACGCCGGTGCCAAGACTTCCGACACGGACCTGTTTGCGAGGTACTTCCGTCTCATGTTGGAGGAAGGCGTGCTCGTTCCGCCGTCCCAGTTTGAAGGCATGTTCCTCTCCACCGCCCATACGGATGAGGACATCGCCCGCACGCTGGAAGCCAATCGGCGCGCACTGAAAAAACTTGCCGGATGA